A part of Melittangium boletus DSM 14713 genomic DNA contains:
- a CDS encoding nitrilase-related carbon-nitrogen hydrolase — protein sequence MSGHPEEGARRLPTFVPWLALGVGAGLLMLLNTEWAVLPGWLMGALFLFFSRRRRPAVGFVGLLVANTVAAGVANLGVFPGSAANAFGMALGGAVVVAGVYLADRLIVGPRGSFAGTLFLPAAMTGLELFSSMGNPFGTWGVLAYTQAQVPVLVQLVSVTGLWGLTFVLVWFATVANWAFEHREAGRRVLPGVAVYAGVLVAILGFGALRLAGAGSVGEPVRVAGITVAGEVATGREAGLSRLMQGEAFGDEDWRAFAEASRAVNEELLRLSEREAAKGAKLLLWSEGNAVVLAGELDALIARGSALARERGVWLGMSVASFTPSVERMLRNELILVGPDGAVAWRYVKSRPVPGWEAEHSIAGSTEPAVGQAPGVGVLGGAICFDGDFPEVFASASERGLELLLLPSSDWKGISPLHTRQAVFRAVERGFSMVRQVNQGLSVAVDGYGRVYGELDHFTAEERVLRAELPVGRVPTLYARIGDSVGLLSGLVALGWVLQASVRGLVARRRRAVKAAPMEDKGQLSFID from the coding sequence GCCCGGCTGGCTGATGGGCGCCCTGTTCCTCTTCTTCTCCCGGCGGCGGCGTCCCGCGGTGGGCTTCGTGGGGCTCCTGGTGGCCAACACCGTCGCCGCCGGCGTGGCGAACCTGGGGGTGTTCCCGGGCTCCGCCGCGAACGCCTTCGGCATGGCCTTGGGGGGCGCGGTGGTCGTCGCGGGGGTGTATCTGGCGGATCGGCTCATCGTGGGGCCGCGGGGCTCCTTCGCGGGGACGCTCTTCCTGCCGGCGGCGATGACGGGGTTGGAGTTGTTCAGCAGCATGGGCAACCCGTTCGGCACCTGGGGCGTGCTGGCCTACACCCAGGCCCAGGTACCGGTGCTGGTGCAGCTCGTGTCGGTGACGGGGTTGTGGGGCCTGACGTTCGTCCTGGTGTGGTTCGCCACCGTGGCCAACTGGGCGTTCGAGCACCGGGAGGCGGGGCGCCGCGTCCTGCCCGGGGTGGCGGTGTACGCGGGGGTGTTGGTGGCCATCCTCGGCTTCGGCGCGCTGCGGCTCGCGGGGGCGGGGAGCGTGGGCGAGCCCGTCCGGGTGGCGGGCATCACCGTGGCGGGAGAGGTGGCCACGGGCCGCGAGGCGGGGCTGTCCCGGCTCATGCAGGGCGAGGCCTTTGGCGATGAGGACTGGCGCGCATTCGCCGAGGCCTCGCGCGCGGTGAACGAGGAGCTGCTGCGCCTGTCGGAGCGGGAGGCCGCGAAGGGGGCGAAGCTCCTGCTCTGGTCCGAGGGGAACGCGGTGGTGCTGGCCGGGGAGCTGGATGCGCTCATCGCGCGGGGGAGCGCGCTGGCGCGCGAGCGAGGCGTGTGGCTCGGCATGTCGGTGGCGAGCTTCACGCCTTCGGTGGAGCGGATGCTGCGCAACGAGCTCATCCTGGTGGGGCCGGACGGCGCGGTGGCGTGGCGCTACGTGAAGTCCCGGCCGGTGCCGGGTTGGGAGGCGGAGCACTCCATCGCGGGCAGCACGGAGCCGGCGGTGGGCCAGGCCCCCGGCGTGGGAGTCCTGGGGGGCGCCATCTGCTTCGACGGAGACTTCCCGGAGGTGTTCGCCAGCGCCTCGGAGCGAGGGCTCGAGCTGCTCCTGCTGCCGTCGAGCGACTGGAAGGGTATCAGCCCGCTGCACACACGGCAGGCGGTGTTCCGCGCGGTGGAGCGGGGCTTCAGCATGGTGCGGCAGGTCAACCAGGGGCTCTCGGTGGCGGTGGACGGCTACGGGCGCGTGTATGGCGAGCTGGACCATTTCACGGCGGAGGAGCGGGTGCTGCGCGCGGAGCTGCCGGTGGGGCGGGTGCCCACGCTCTATGCACGCATTGGGGACTCGGTGGGTCTGCTCTCCGGGCTGGTCGCGCTGGGATGGGTGCTCCAGGCCTCCGTCCGCGGGCTCGTCGCGCGGCGGCGACGCGCCGTCAAGGCCGCCCCCATGGAGGACAAGGGTCAACTGTCTTTCATTGACTGA